The following are encoded in a window of Halalkalicoccus subterraneus genomic DNA:
- a CDS encoding aminopeptidase: LGELGIGMNRDIDRFTYNMLFDEKMGDTVHMAVGMAYDDCVGEEGEKNESAVHVDMIVDMSEDSRIEVDGEVVQRDGTFRFEESET; encoded by the coding sequence CTCGGCGAGCTCGGCATCGGGATGAACCGCGACATCGACCGGTTCACGTACAACATGCTGTTCGACGAGAAGATGGGCGACACCGTTCACATGGCCGTGGGTATGGCCTACGACGACTGTGTCGGCGAGGAAGGTGAGAAAAACGAGAGCGCGGTCCACGTCGACATGATCGTCGACATGAGCGAGGACTCCCGGATCGAGGTCGACGGCGAAGTCGTCCAGCGCGACGGCACCTTCCGGTTCGAGGAAAGCGAGACCTGA
- a CDS encoding FkbM family methyltransferase, whose protein sequence is MDVHDRVSGLQLDRGPVDLVRAAVRSAHNRASDAYRAVRGGRIVTVAGVSVRFRLTGRDDARFLRRFLDIEGTMLADLLRELRADDVFWDVGAAGGFYTCFASAMLDDDSVIAFEPNPDVRAVLHRRLDGREADPRVFECALADAAGTRSLDNPRRERGRWQGTPSLSTDPGAAPGAEAVEIETRTGDDLAADGVPRPTVVKIDVEGAEPLVIEGLSETLAREDCRLVYCEVHRESGRRRSPADYGSSPEAVEGALVELGFDIERLEDRGGEYLLKATKR, encoded by the coding sequence ATGGACGTTCACGACCGCGTTTCGGGACTTCAGCTGGATCGGGGACCGGTCGATCTCGTGCGGGCAGCGGTGCGATCCGCCCACAACCGCGCGAGTGACGCCTACCGGGCGGTTCGAGGAGGGCGCATCGTCACGGTGGCGGGCGTGTCCGTCCGCTTTCGGCTCACCGGTCGCGACGACGCGCGATTCCTCCGGCGCTTTCTCGACATCGAGGGAACGATGCTCGCCGATCTGCTTCGCGAACTCCGCGCGGATGACGTCTTCTGGGACGTCGGTGCGGCCGGGGGGTTTTACACCTGCTTCGCGAGCGCGATGCTCGATGACGACAGCGTGATCGCCTTCGAACCGAATCCGGACGTTAGGGCGGTCCTTCACCGACGCCTCGACGGCCGCGAGGCCGATCCGCGGGTGTTCGAGTGCGCTCTTGCGGACGCGGCGGGAACGCGATCGCTCGACAACCCCCGTCGCGAGCGGGGACGTTGGCAGGGAACTCCCTCGCTCTCGACGGACCCCGGGGCGGCTCCCGGCGCGGAAGCCGTCGAGATCGAGACTCGGACCGGGGACGATCTCGCCGCGGACGGAGTTCCACGGCCGACCGTCGTGAAGATCGACGTGGAGGGTGCTGAGCCGCTAGTGATCGAGGGACTCTCCGAGACGCTGGCTCGTGAGGACTGCCGGCTGGTCTACTGCGAGGTCCACCGCGAGAGCGGTCGTCGTCGCTCGCCCGCCGACTACGGTTCCTCCCCCGAAGCCGTCGAGGGGGCGCTCGTGGAACTCGGCTTCGACATCGAACGTCTCGAGGACCGGGGCGGCGAGTACCTGCTCAAAGCGACCAAACGCTGA
- a CDS encoding CDP-2,3-bis-(O-geranylgeranyl)-sn-glycerol synthase, whose translation MGPLELLIVAFWVMLPAYVPNNAAVLAGGGAPIDGGRTWKDRRILGDGKTWRGTLVGTLVGIGIAYLLNVLRPTAVEALGVSVPTFPLVAMITLPLGAMLGDMIASFVKRRLGRNRGAPLPGVDQLDFAVSALVLTAIVAFEWLVAVFTLPLLIVVFVLTPILHVVTNVLAYLFGFKHEPW comes from the coding sequence ATGGGCCCACTCGAACTCCTGATCGTCGCCTTCTGGGTGATGTTGCCCGCCTACGTCCCGAACAACGCCGCCGTCCTCGCGGGCGGCGGCGCGCCCATCGACGGCGGGCGAACGTGGAAGGACAGGCGGATCCTCGGCGACGGCAAGACCTGGCGTGGGACGCTCGTCGGCACGCTCGTCGGGATCGGAATCGCCTATCTGCTCAACGTCCTGCGACCCACGGCCGTCGAGGCGCTCGGCGTGTCGGTGCCGACCTTCCCGCTGGTGGCCATGATCACCCTGCCGCTCGGCGCGATGCTCGGGGACATGATCGCCTCGTTCGTCAAGCGCCGTCTGGGACGGAACCGCGGCGCGCCGCTTCCCGGCGTCGACCAGCTGGATTTCGCCGTGAGCGCGCTCGTTCTGACGGCGATCGTCGCCTTCGAGTGGCTCGTCGCCGTCTTCACCCTCCCGCTTCTGATCGTCGTCTTCGTCCTCACGCCGATCCTCCACGTCGTCACGAACGTGCTCGCCTATCTCTTCGGGTTCAAGCACGAACCCTGGTGA
- a CDS encoding proline dehydrogenase family protein, with protein sequence MIPPIARRFVAGETPATALEHVRECNDRDIKVVLNLLGEHYDDPTAADDDARAYAALLSDLADTDLDACITIKPSQIGLDVSEARFRDNLRGVVDTADEHDQFVWIDMENHTTTDATLDAFEEFAEARGGGMGVCLQANLKRTRDDIERFADVPGKIRLVKGAYDEPPAIAYKSKERINEVYGEYLEYMFENYGGGIAVASHDPVMIDRANELHEEHATPFEIQMLMGVREDAQEELAHEYEVHQYAPYGGKWLSYFYRRMMERKENAGFALRAILGR encoded by the coding sequence ATGATTCCGCCGATCGCGCGCCGATTCGTCGCCGGGGAGACCCCCGCGACCGCCCTCGAACACGTTCGTGAGTGTAACGACCGCGACATCAAAGTCGTCCTGAACCTCCTGGGGGAGCACTACGACGACCCTACGGCGGCCGATGACGACGCCCGCGCGTACGCCGCGCTGCTCTCGGATCTCGCTGACACCGACCTCGACGCCTGCATCACGATCAAACCGTCCCAGATCGGGCTTGACGTGAGCGAGGCTCGGTTCCGGGACAACCTTCGGGGGGTCGTCGACACTGCCGACGAACACGACCAGTTCGTCTGGATCGACATGGAGAATCACACCACCACCGACGCCACGCTCGACGCCTTCGAGGAGTTCGCCGAGGCTCGGGGAGGGGGGATGGGCGTCTGCTTGCAGGCGAACCTCAAACGCACCCGCGACGACATCGAGCGGTTTGCCGACGTTCCCGGGAAGATCCGGCTGGTGAAGGGCGCCTATGACGAACCGCCGGCGATCGCGTATAAGAGCAAAGAGCGGATCAACGAGGTGTATGGGGAGTACTTGGAGTACATGTTCGAGAACTACGGCGGCGGGATCGCCGTCGCCAGCCACGACCCCGTGATGATCGACCGGGCGAACGAACTGCACGAGGAACACGCCACCCCCTTCGAGATCCAGATGCTGATGGGTGTTCGTGAGGACGCCCAGGAGGAGCTCGCTCACGAGTACGAAGTCCATCAGTACGCGCCCTATGGCGGGAAGTGGCTCTCGTATTTCTACCGCAGAATGATGGAGAGAAAGGAAAACGCAGGCTTCGCGCTACGGGCGATTCTGGGCCGATGA
- a CDS encoding DUF502 domain-containing protein: MSTWKRDMASGLVVLVPIIVTIWVVYWLFRFIANLPLTQTIANPALRVFITLVVFVLLVFAVGYLMRTAIGSLVEAGIDNVMNRVPGLRVVYNASKMAVETALTGTSDLQAPVKIDTWKNIRMTAFKTGREAPDGRKLLFLPTAPNITSGFVIEVDEEDVIETDENVEEALTRILSAGFGERDETPAGIPIDVVEEKREGEERPATD, translated from the coding sequence ATGTCGACCTGGAAGCGGGACATGGCGAGCGGGCTGGTCGTTCTCGTCCCGATCATCGTCACCATCTGGGTGGTCTACTGGCTGTTTCGCTTCATTGCGAACCTCCCGCTGACACAGACCATCGCGAACCCCGCGCTTCGCGTGTTCATCACGCTCGTCGTGTTCGTCCTCCTCGTGTTCGCCGTCGGTTACCTGATGCGTACGGCCATCGGCTCGCTGGTCGAGGCCGGTATCGACAACGTGATGAACCGCGTGCCCGGCCTCCGCGTGGTCTACAACGCCTCGAAGATGGCCGTCGAGACCGCCCTCACTGGTACCAGCGACCTTCAGGCACCGGTGAAGATCGATACGTGGAAGAACATCCGTATGACCGCGTTCAAAACGGGGCGGGAGGCCCCCGACGGCCGGAAGCTCCTCTTTTTACCCACGGCACCGAACATCACCAGCGGGTTCGTTATCGAAGTCGACGAGGAGGACGTCATCGAGACCGACGAGAACGTCGAGGAGGCGCTCACGAGGATCCTGAGTGCGGGCTTCGGCGAGCGCGACGAGACCCCCGCGGGCATCCCGATCGACGTCGTCGAGGAGAAGCGCGAGGGCGAGGAGCGCCCGGCGACCGACTGA
- the larE gene encoding ATP-dependent sacrificial sulfur transferase LarE has protein sequence MSAEEKLAAARADLATEEGVLVAFSGGVDSSAVAAIAHDALGEAAVACTARSETLPEAELDDAKRVAGEIGIRHEIVEFSELDDPEFVKNDGDRCYHCRSMRLGKMFERAEELGIPVVCDGTNASDSGEGHRPGLQAVAELDARSPLLEHDVTKEEVREIADSYGLSVADKPSMACLSSRIPTGVEVTEERLTRVDKAEALLRGWGFSQFRVRDHDGLARIEIAPEELEEALDIEFVRATRAHMEDLGFEHVTLDLHGYRTGSVSPEGTTDGSESETGAGELLDAQYPTVE, from the coding sequence ATGTCCGCAGAGGAGAAACTGGCCGCCGCCCGCGCGGACCTCGCCACGGAAGAGGGGGTGCTCGTCGCCTTCTCCGGGGGAGTCGATTCGAGCGCCGTCGCCGCCATCGCCCACGACGCGCTGGGCGAGGCCGCGGTCGCGTGTACCGCCAGAAGCGAGACGCTACCCGAGGCGGAACTCGACGACGCGAAGCGGGTCGCAGGGGAGATCGGTATCCGCCACGAGATCGTCGAGTTCTCCGAGCTCGACGACCCCGAGTTCGTGAAGAACGACGGCGACCGCTGCTATCACTGTCGATCCATGCGGTTGGGGAAGATGTTCGAACGGGCCGAGGAACTCGGGATTCCGGTCGTGTGCGACGGCACCAACGCCTCCGACTCCGGCGAGGGGCATCGTCCGGGCCTGCAGGCGGTCGCGGAACTCGACGCCCGCTCGCCGCTCCTCGAACACGACGTCACCAAAGAGGAGGTCCGGGAAATCGCCGATTCCTACGGGCTCTCCGTGGCCGACAAGCCCTCGATGGCCTGTCTCTCCTCCCGAATTCCGACCGGAGTCGAGGTCACCGAGGAACGCCTGACCCGCGTCGACAAGGCCGAAGCCCTGCTTCGTGGCTGGGGGTTCTCGCAGTTCCGGGTCCGGGATCACGACGGGCTAGCCCGTATCGAGATCGCGCCCGAGGAGCTAGAGGAAGCGTTGGACATCGAGTTCGTGCGGGCGACGCGCGCCCACATGGAGGATCTGGGCTTCGAACACGTCACGCTCGATCTGCACGGCTACCGGACGGGCAGCGTCAGTCCCGAGGGCACGACGGATGGGAGCGAAAGCGAGACCGGAGCCGGCGAACTGCTCGACGCCCAGTACCCCACAGTGGAGTAG
- a CDS encoding DICT sensory domain-containing protein, whose protein sequence is MNGISSCIQQVAGGERTLSVSNAATDELSALRSHFELRNVPVEGTTSDLPGGLCVLHDDERVLAASPLAEVIRAVGFDPAAFEPGFEHERPDVLEHVETTTFVSYDKRRMILASREVEERAWRAGGGRLYAGFQCLSRLRAQWPIYETLTRTVDVRVYGLRDWEPPGDVAVDDADDEEIRNSWFVVYDGNGADERKAALVAEEVDSGEFTGFWTYETEIVDDLLDYLPERAPV, encoded by the coding sequence ATGAACGGGATATCGTCATGTATCCAACAGGTGGCCGGTGGGGAGCGGACGCTGTCGGTCTCCAACGCCGCGACGGACGAGCTCTCGGCGCTTCGCTCGCACTTCGAACTCCGAAACGTGCCCGTCGAAGGGACGACTTCCGACCTGCCCGGTGGTCTGTGCGTCCTCCACGACGACGAGCGCGTGCTCGCGGCGAGCCCGCTCGCCGAGGTCATCCGCGCGGTTGGGTTCGACCCCGCGGCGTTCGAACCGGGCTTCGAGCACGAACGGCCCGACGTACTCGAGCACGTGGAGACGACCACGTTCGTCTCCTACGACAAACGTCGGATGATCCTCGCCTCCCGCGAGGTCGAAGAGCGGGCATGGCGTGCGGGCGGCGGCCGGCTCTACGCTGGCTTCCAGTGCCTCTCCAGACTGCGCGCCCAATGGCCGATCTACGAAACGCTCACTCGAACCGTCGACGTGCGCGTCTACGGGTTGCGTGATTGGGAGCCTCCGGGCGATGTCGCGGTCGATGACGCCGACGACGAGGAAATCAGGAACTCGTGGTTCGTCGTCTACGACGGCAATGGGGCGGACGAACGGAAAGCCGCCCTCGTGGCCGAGGAGGTCGATTCGGGCGAGTTCACGGGCTTTTGGACTTACGAGACGGAAATCGTCGACGACCTCTTGGACTACCTCCCCGAGCGAGCTCCGGTCTGA